From the genome of Triticum aestivum cultivar Chinese Spring chromosome 1A, IWGSC CS RefSeq v2.1, whole genome shotgun sequence:
CGTGCGTGCTACCACCACACCGGACCGGTCTCCGTCACTGCTCCCCGGCGGCAGCACGCCCCCTGGTCCAAAAATGCGCCCATCATTTCGTATCAAATCATATTATGGTGGAATCTTGAGTGCTGATGGCTGCTGGCAACTTGTGCAGCCACCTGCCGGCGTCGatggggagggaggggaggagatccGCCGTAGGATGCTGCTACTGCTACTCCTACCCCAGCGCGACGTGGACGTGCCAGGCGCCACCGGCCAGCGCTGGCTTATCGGCTTTGCGCGACACGACCGCACGGAGCGATCCATGGCTTTGGGTGACACCGGCTtaggccaactccatcgcgcgaccctatcctgtccgccccTGTTCGTTTGGGGTAAAAAAGACAAacgagacggcccagcgcgcgggcgcaaacggataaatgtccggattccgtccgCTTTCGATCCATCCCTGGCCCAAACTTGCGttcggtttggggtgaaacggacgcgcgcggacggccTCGACGCACGCCCTTATCCCCCCGTGGCCCGTCTGTCGGagacactagcagtccctccgctcccaacgcttcaccctctctccccgccccgccccgccgccggcgtcgccgctattctccggccgcctcctcaccgcgcagccccccccccccgtccgtaCCAAACCatgtctcgacatggccgccaccacgcccgcgctttcgccgtagttttggtcgtcgatcggaggaggtttggccctcgccgtccttgccggtggcagaggggacacgactgccggcgacgtaccacggcggccgaggcagattcccacgagagctccagagcggcctGTAGTCGGCCGGCAACCaccctgctgcgtcgaggtgatcatcgcggcctcttcgccaccacgagcgcaaggtgttcgaccttttgccaacaaaggtatggacagtggagacgagtttttctaccatcacttcctttgttcatcggacgattcgtcgtcggatgatgacgatcttgtggttgctgcactggtcgttcacaaCCATATTCAACGACAGCTTCCTTggtacagggggtcagtccctggccgtgctcccaacctgaaccgcaacagggagagaggccacgccctgctctatgcagattactttgccaacaccccgctcttcagGCCGGATAAATTTCGTCGCCGTTTTTGTATGGccaggcatgtgttcaatcgtatccgagagggagtggttgctcatgacccatacttcgagtgcaagacggatgcccttggcaagcttggattctcctcctaCCAGAAATGCatcgcggccatccgcatgcttgcatatggaattccaggcgatctggtggatgagtatgtgcgtataagtgagacaacatgtctgatgtcaatgtacaagttttgccaggctgtgatcgaggtctttggcccagagtacttgaggcagccaactgccgctgatacagagagattgttggcgacaaACGCAGCTAGAGTCTTTCCAGGtttgcttggcagcatagattgtatgcactgggagtggaagaactgtccatttgcttggcagggccagtacaaggggcgtgttaacgggtgcactgtcatattagaagcggtggcatcacaagatctttggatatggcattctttcttcggcatggcaggttctcacaatgatatcaacgtgctgcagtgttctccagtcttcgcgaggcttgcagaaggccactccccacctgtcaattttgagatcaacggccaccattacaagatactatctagcagatggtatatatcctcagtggtcaacttttgtaaagacaatctcgaaaccccaaggtgagaagagaaagagatttgcccaaatgcaagagagtgttagaaaggatgtgaaacgtgcttttggtgtgcttcaatcccggtggggtatcgttcgaaaccctgcactgtcatgggatgaaaggaagctttgtgaggtgatgactgcttgtgtgatcatgcacaacatgatcgtcgaggacgagcgtgattagagtatcttcgaccaaggatttgattatcaaggtgaaaatattgagcccctgcaccaagacccggccacatttgaacagtttgcccaattccaccatgagatgcgtgattggcacactcatgtgaatcttcaaaatgacttggttgagcacgtgtgggatcacgttggcaaccaatagatgtatttgtccattttatgttcagtcaaaacaatttcgatttggttgtaaaactattttattaaagacaattttaattgggttgtaaaactattttaattttcagacaaatatttgggttCGAAACTAGTTTTAATGTAAATTTGGGCAATTCTTGGTCCTGACGGACAAGATGGGGCaaaaggatgcggccgcgcgctggacgcacggccaccgcatcccaggacaggcccggacacgactcCAAATCTCTATCCAAAGGGACAAAAACAAGATTAAACGGACGTCCGTTTaggatcgcgcggtggagttggccttactacGCTCCACCCGTCCTTGACGCATCTCCTGGAGAAAAGAGGGCCAGTAGTGGTTGCCGTGTAACTATGCCTGCCGTACGTACCACACGCTCTGAGCCTGACCAGGAAGCTAGCGGCGCCACACGGGCACGACCGCGTGACGGAAGCGAGGACCGTAGGTGCGGGCGTGCAGGAGAATCAACGCAGAAAATAGTGGTCTACTCCCCGTAGCGGCAGCAGCGGTGGTAGAGTAGGGCTGGAGGGAGGGGTGAGCGAGCGGCGGTGTAGATGGGCACGGCTCGCACGAGGGCGGACGCCTAGCGTGCGTAGATGGGTGACCACGGATGAGACCTCTCCCAATTCATTGGTGCTAAAGtggggtgctaagtgcattaaaatgcttagcAACTAATGTTCCCAATGCATTGGTGTTTAGGTATTGTAGCTAAGCCTCCTCTATTTAATTATTTAGCAATAAAACTTCTTCATGTATTGGTTGGTAGTTTTTTTGTCTAGGTCCATGTGCTTAGCGTTGGttcttaggctggtcacaatggggaggaacttaggagtaacattaCACACTCTaatacaattttgcttatgtgtcacatatttaatgaagagagaggtgcttgtggtaactagctaagttaccggaacatcacacactccaagaaacaatgagtctataacctaataaatacattgttgcatgacactacatagatattcctacccactgtggaggtagtaacatagtctagtgAAGTGTTTAAGTTACTAgactatgttcttgcccattgtgaccagccttattgGGGTCATCATAATGTTCTTTCTTCACTTTAAATGCTTTGCCACATCATATTTCTACCTATGTGACACCCTTAGCATCTGTACACCGTGGAGCACTAGAAAAGGCCTGATGAGGGAAGACGAacggtagtactccctccggtcctcatTAGTTTGCGTATTAGAAAAAACGATTTTTCCCTCAATGCTTTGCGTACTAGCAGGTTTTGGCACTTCTTTCCAATTTTGCCCCTCCTTTCCAACTTCGCATGCGTGCCTGCAGTTACTCCCGTCTCTCTCTCCCATGCACGTCCTTCGCGTCTTCCCAAGGCAGCCAGACGCCTACCTCTTCCTCTCCTGCCCACCGGTCCCATCTCAGCTTCCCATTCTCCACATCCCACTCTCCCTTCTCCTCCACATCCTGTACATCTCCATGGATGACATCCATCCATCGTGGTTGTGGGAGGACAGCCAGCCTGTAGAGGATAGCGAGACCATGGATGAAAGCTTGCTCGCGGAGGACAGCGAGCTGTACGTGGAGGACAGCGAGCTCGCGTACGGTGGCGTGCTCCCCGCAGGCGGCGCGCTCGCGGACGGTGGCGCGCTCCCCGCAGGCGGCGCGCTCGCGGACGGTGGCGTGCTCCCGCTCGCAATGGGCGGCGCGCTCGCGAACGGTGGCGTGCTCCCGCTCGCAGAGGGCGGCGCGCTTGCGGGCGACGTGTTCCCGGTAGGCGGCGCTCCCGTGGACGGCCACACACTCGTGGGAGGCGGCGCGCTCTCGGACAGCGACCTGTGCCGGGAAGGCGGCGTGTTCCCGGTAGGCGGTGCGCCCGTGGATGTCGGCCTGCTCCCGCTCGCGGACGGCGACGCGCTCGCGGACTGCGGCATGCACCCGGACGACGACGGAGGCGTCCACGGTTGTGGCTGGTGCTTCCTCCGCTGGACGGGTCATCCTCGTGCATGCGGTCGGTGCGGCTAAGACCAACGCCGCCACTGCCGCCGTCAGCGTCCGCGCCGTGTACCCGGTCTGTGCGGTTCGGACCAGCACCGCCACTTTCTCCTTGCGCCTCCATGGTGCACTGGTTGTTGTTTCCGTTGTCGCAGCTTCCTCCTGGGTCCTCCGTGTCGTGCGAAGGGTTGTTTCCGCTGCTTCCGAATCCGCCATTGTTCTGCTGGGCGGCTTCATCTTCTGTACACGTTCAAAAGAGATCAAACAGAGCAAAATAACCAGAGTAAAATCAAACAACAAGAATGAGTTCATACCGCCGTCGCTCTCCTCGAATACGTAGACGTAGTTCATGTCCTCCGCATGGCCATCGTATTGATCCTCCACCTCGTCCCAATTGATGGCCGTATTGAGGTCGAAAGTAGCCATTGCATTCCCgtggcaagagagagagaggagcaaagAAAGGGAAGTGAAATTTTTGTGTGGTTTGCTTCATGGCGGGGCCTGAGTTTTATAGGCAGGATTTTTGAGTTTCAAAAGCATTGGCGCCAAGCTAAATCTAGAGCTGCTAATCTATGGCGGGCTGTTCAGTTTAGGAGGGAGCTAGAATTCTTGGCGCAAAGATTTCATACTCAAACCAAACGAAATTTTTGGCTCCAATTCCTCCAGCTTCAAGCGCCTGCTGCTCTTTCCGGTTCATAGGCTCATAGGCCATGCAATGGGTGAGAGATTGGCGCGGATGCTGAGAAGATTTTGCATAGAGAGAGACGCGTGCATGCatatcaagagagagagagagcatgcagAGAGAGATGCATGCAAGGAGAGAGAGATGCGCAtgcagagagatggagagagaggagTACGTGGGCACGAGAATAAATGCCTGCAAGCCAATCGTTCGCATGCGCATGCAGAGAGTATTTAACTACCCAGCCTCCCTTCCGTATCAAACCAGGGGCAAAACAGTCCGATTTTTGCTGCTTTCTCCTCTCCTTGGTATGCGGGTTGAGCATAGAACGCAAAGaaaaaaggatcggagggagtactccctccggtcctcatTAGTTTGCATATTAGAAAAAACGATTTTTCCCTCAATGCTCTGCGTACTAGCAGGTTTTGGCACTTCTTTCCAATTTTGCCCCTCCTTTCCAACTTCGCATGCGTGCCTGCAGTTACTCCCGTCTCTCTCTCCCATGCACGTCCTTCGCGTCTTCCCAAGGCAGCCAGACGCCTACCTCTTCCTCTCCTGCCCACTGGTCCCATCTCAGCTTCCCATTCTCCACATCCCACTCTCCCTTCTCCTCCACATCCTGTACATCTCCATGGATGACATCCATCCATCGTGGTTGTGGGAGGACAGCCAGCCTGTAGAGGATAGCGAGACCATGGATGAAAGCTTGCTCGCGGAGGACAGCGAGCTGTACGTGGAGGACAGCGAGCTCGCGTACGGAGGCGTGTCCCCGCAGGCGGCGCGCTCGCGGACGGTGGCGCGCTCCCCGCAGGCGGCGCGCTCGCGGACGGTGGCGTGCTCCCGCTCGCAATGGGCGGCGCGCTCGCGAACGGTGGCGTGCTCCCGCTCGCAGAGGGCGGCGCGCTCGCGGGCGACGTGTTCCCGGTAGGCGGCGCTCCCGTGGACGGCCACACACTCGTGGGAGGCGGCGCGCTCTCGGACAGCGACCTGTGCCGGGAAGGCGGCGTGTTCCCGGTAGGCGGTGCGCCCGTGGATGTCGGCCTGCTCCCGCTCGCGGACGGCGACGCGCTCGCGGACTGCGGCATGCACCCGGACGATGGCGGAGGCGTCCACGGTTGTGGCTGGTGCTTCCTCCGCTGGACGGGTCATCCTCGTGCATGCGGTCGGTGCGGCTTAGACCAACGCACTGCCGCCGTCAGCGTCCGCGCCGTGTACCCGGTCTGTGTGGTTCGGACCAGCACCGCCACTTTCTCCTTGCGCCTCCATGGTGCACTGGTTGTTGTTTCCGTTGTCGCAGCTTCCTCCTGGGTCCTCCGTGTCGTGCGAAGGGTTGTTTCCGCTGCTTCCGAATCCGCCATTGTTCTGCTGGGCGGCTTCATCTTCTGTACACGTTCAAAAGAGATCAAACAGAGCAAAATAACCAGAGTAAAATCAAACAACAAGAATGAGTTCATACCGCCGTCGCTCTCCTCGAATACGTAGACGTAGTTCATGTCCTCCGCATGGCCATCGTATTGATCCTCCACCTCGTCCCAATTGATGGCCGTATTGAGGTCGAAAGTAGCCATTGCATTCCCgtggcaagagagagagaggagcaaagAGAGGGAAGTGAAATTTTTGTGTGGTTTGCTTCATGGCGGGGCCTGAGTTTTATAGGCAGGATTTTTGAGTTTCAAAAGCATTGGCGCCAAGCTAAATCTAGAGCTGCTAATCTATGGCGGGCTGTTCAGTTTAGGAGGGAGCTAGAATTCTTGGCGCAAAGATTTCATACACAAACCAAACGAAATTTTTTGGTTCCAATTCCTTCAGCTTCAAGCGCCTGCTGCTCTTCCGGTTCATAGGCTCATAGGCCATGCAATGGATGAGAGATTGGCGCGGATGCTGAGAAGATTTTGCATAGAGAGAGACGCGTGCATGCATatcaagagagagagagcatgCAGAGAGAGATGCATGCAAGGAGAGAGAGATGCGCAtgcagagagatggagagagaggagTACGTGGGCACGAGAATAAATGCTTGCAAGCCAATCGTTCGCATTCGCATGCAGAGAGTATTTAACTACCCAGTCTCCCTTCCGTATCAAACCAGGGGCAAAACAGTCCGATTTTTGCTGCTTTCTTCTCTCCTTGGCATGCGGGTTGAGCATAGAATGCAAAGaaaaaaggatcggagggagtactcctAGTAGCTGCGGCTAGCTTGCCCCTCTCGGGCTAGGCGTTGCGTGGACGTGGAGTGGAGAGAGAGGGCTCGCACGGGTGCCCCGGGCCGCCGCTCGTGCGGATGCGGATGCGGGTGCAACTCCGGCTTGTCGTGTGGTGTCGCTTCATTTCCTTGTGGCGGGACAGTTGATCAAATAAAAACTGTTCGTAGTTAGGTAAGCTGGTAGCAAGTGTTAAGTTAAGAGCATGCCAAGATTAGTGTGCCACATTTTTCCCTCCAGAAGGAGTGTGACGCATTCAGAAGAAGAAAAGCGGAGTGAGGCGTACTAGGCGGCGTGTTCTCAGTCTGCTGGGGAACCAATAGGCTACGAGTCCTGTTCAAAAAAAAAAAGGCTAAGAGACTTTTCATTATGAACAAGAAGTCACTGGATTAGTAGCAGTAGAGATTAGAAAAAGTTCACGCAACAGACTTacctgttttttatttttttgaaaaataacaGACGCACCTGTTTTCTCTTTCCTTTGTCTAGGATCCGGGGCCCAGCTCAAATTTGTTTGGGCCAATAAGTCCTACTACCTTCGACCTGATTTATTGGTCCCTTTtcatattttgtgtcaaattttgattgTAGAAGTCTATTACAAGCAAAAGTAGTGAAATATGGGTTGCACCTAGAAGTGC
Proteins encoded in this window:
- the LOC123038955 gene encoding uncharacterized protein; protein product: MATFDLNTAINWDEVEDQYDGHAEDMNYVYVFEESDGEDEAAQQNNGGFGSSGNNPSHDTEDPGGSCDNGNNNQCTMEAQGESGGAGPNRTDRVHGADADGGSGGVGLSRTDRMHEDDPSSGGSTSHNRGRLRRRPGACRSPRARRRPRAGAGRHPRAHRLPGTRRLPGTGRCPRARRLPRVCGRPRERRLPGTRRPLAVLPQPRWMDVIHGDVQDVEEKGEWDVENGKLRWDRWAGEEEVGVWLPWEDAKDVHGRERRE
- the LOC123039058 gene encoding auxilin-related protein 2-like, which codes for MTRPAEEAPATTVDASAIVRVHAAVRERVAVREREQADIHGRTAYREHAAFPAQVAVRERAASHECVAVHGSAAYREHVARERAALCEREHATVRERAAHCEREHATVRERAACGERATVRERAACGDTPPYASSLSSTYSSLSSASKLSSMVSLSSTGWLSSHNHDGWMSSMEMYRMWRRRESGMWRMGS